The following coding sequences are from one Delphinus delphis chromosome 19, mDelDel1.2, whole genome shotgun sequence window:
- the PLD6 gene encoding mitochondrial cardiolipin hydrolase, with product MGPLRWQVVAAVVGGLALALEALPAVLRWLWAGRRPPRREVLFFPSQVTCTEALLRVPGTAPSGCPCNLPHGESSLSRLLRALLAARASLELCLFAFSSPQLGRAVQLLHQRGVRVRVVTDCDYMALSGSQIGLLRKAGIQVRHDQDLGYMHHKFAIVDKKVLITGSLNWTTQAIQSNRENVLIIEDEECVRLFLEEFERIWEEFNPTKYTFFPHKKGSR from the exons ATGGGGCCGTTACGCTGGCAGGTGGTGGCTGCTGTTGTCGGAGGCCTCGCGCTGGCCCTGGAGGCGCTACCCGCTGTGCTGCGCTGGCTGTGGGCCGGGCGGCGGCCGCCGCGGCGCGAGGTGCTGTTCTTCCCGTCGCAGGTGACGTGCACCGAGGCCCTGTTGCGGGTCCCGGGTACCGCGCCCTCGGGCTGCCCTTGCAACCTGCCCCACGGCGAGAGCTCGCTGAGCCGCCTGTTGCGTGCCCTGCTGGCAGCCCGCGCCAGCCTCGAGCTCTGCCTGTTCGCCTTCTCCAGCCCGCAGCTAGGCCGCGCAGTGCAGCTGCTGCACCAGCGCGGGGTGCGCGTTCGCGTGGTCACCGACTGCGACTACATGGCCCTCAGTGGCTCACAGATTGGGCTGCTCCGCAAGGCAG GGATCCAGGTCCGGCACGACCAGGATCTGGGCTACATGCACCACAAGTTCGCGATCGTGGACAAGAAGGTGCTGATCACTGGCTCGCTGAACTGGACCACTCAGGCCATTCAGAGCAACCGGGAGAACGTGCTCATCATAGAGGACGAGGAGTGCGTGCGGCTCTTTCTGGAGGAGTTTGAGCGCATCTGGGAGGAGTTTAACCCCACCAAGTACACCTTTTTCCCTCACAAAAAGGGAAGTCGCTGA